One Rhipicephalus microplus isolate Deutch F79 chromosome 4, USDA_Rmic, whole genome shotgun sequence genomic window carries:
- the LOC142814537 gene encoding glutamate receptor ionotropic, kainate glr-3-like, whose amino-acid sequence MNNYGSGMIIFSVTDGTDRPFRVLFHHWPPYQTAARRDGKLYMEGAGGNALNAMARSLNFTYMLEEGHNYGLRLPNGTWTGMVGRVHRGEVDVAMSVMALSYERFPIVRFGPCIDTIPFSILSSSSPPQFDAFSYIHAFDLEVWIGVFGCIICLSTLLAIGRWKTMLTRRRKCTNFFNWSYGYGWELFGLLFTESSPMRYVQTSQRLLMTVWLLTVVVLANTFGSLLKSKQAVTTFKPEVDGIDDLAARPYLTPIIPGGNYFQDYAKFHYSKAVKKVWARSRARGANLAPHQLFADSTLAMVAARRAVVLVEQGSILLRIARFCERQNIRTFVVAKHPLDRSPYGYVYSKFIEKNFFRKIFATLRRLLETGLMHKWVSDSQGNWQRCLQTNDNIVESISLKDTTPFFLLWGFMCGLGFCAYLCELGCDRWLKGHRDYSR is encoded by the exons TGGCCTCCGTACCAAACTGCCGCACGGCGGGATGGCAAGCTGTACATGGAAGGTGCTGGAGGAAACGCTCTCAACGCTATGGCTAGGAGCTTAAACTTCAC gtaCATGCTTGAAGAAGGACACAACTACGGCTTACGTTTGCCGAATGGGACTTGGACTGGCATGGTCGGCCGTGTCCACAGAGGG GAAGTTGACGTCGCCATGTCTGTGATGGCACTGAGCTACGAGCGATTCCCCATCGTGCGCTTTGGTCCGTGCATCGATACGATACCATTCAGTATCTTGTCAAGCTCTTCGCCGCCCCAGTTTGACGCCTTCAGCTACATCCACGCTTTCGACCTGGAG GTGTGGATTGGTGTTTTTGGATGCATCATATGCCTGTCTACACTGCTAGCTATTGGTCGCTGGAAGACAATGCTAACTCGGCGCAGAAAGTGCACCAACTTTTTCAACTGGTCCTATGGCTACGGCTGGGAGCTGTTTGGCTTGCTTTTTACTGAAA GCTCACCGATGCGCTACGTGCAGACATCGCAGCGACTACTCATGACTGTATGGCTGCTGACTGTCGTCGTATTGGCCAACACTTTCGGTAGCCTTCTGAAGTCAAAACAAGCTGTAACCACCTTCAAGCCCGAAGTTGACGGCATAGACGATCTCGCGGCGAGGCCCTATCTCACGCCTATCATACCGGGAGGAAACTATTTCCAGGACTATGCGAAG TTCCACTATTCGAAGGCGGTGAAAAAGGTGTGGGCGCGGTCGCGCGCTCGAGGTGCCAATCTGGCGCCCCACCAGCTCTTCGCCGACTCCACGCTCGCAATGGTGGCCGCGCGCCGGGCCGTGGTCCTCGTGGAGCAAGGCTCCATCCTCCTGCGCATCGCCCGCTTCTGCGAGCGGCAGAACATCCGCACCTTCGTCGTTGCCAAACACCCACTGGACAGGTCGCCCTACGGCTACGTCTACTCCAAGTTCATCGAGAAGAACTTTTTCCGGAAAATCTTTGCCAC ATTACGCCGGCTTCTGGAGACcggtttgatgcacaaatgggtGTCTGATAGCCAGGGCAACTGGCAGCGCTGCCTGCAGACCAATGACAATATTGTGGAGAGCATCAGCCTGAAAGACACCACACCCTTCTTTTTGCTTTGGGGATTCATGTGTGGCCTAGGCTTCTGTGCCTATCTCTGCGAACTGGGGTGCGATAGATGGCTCAAGGGCCACCGTGATTACAGCCGTTGA